A single genomic interval of Rosistilla ulvae harbors:
- a CDS encoding alpha/beta hydrolase, whose protein sequence is MWLRKRLADRFILRPSRRVVDDPQPATRMIVDGPQGDIECFAARKPAGTQAAAPLELDQPPADLLILKLPGTGGRAERSTAFPALLFQPRDVEVWTWNPPGYGLSQGSASLRHIPAAVLAVWDHLQQHRVGTNSNTNTKTLIVGNSLGSVTALYLASQRAADALMIRNPPPLVDMVRDGNAWWNAHRGGTWIAASIEAKMDATTTASDCRLPALFVQSQLDALVPARLQQSIIDAYAGPHRLVVLPEAEHDTPYRADDLDAIQSGLQWLLTEMFDMPPE, encoded by the coding sequence ATGTGGCTTCGCAAACGACTCGCCGACCGCTTTATCCTTCGTCCCTCGCGGCGCGTGGTCGACGATCCACAACCCGCGACGCGGATGATCGTCGACGGACCGCAAGGCGACATCGAATGCTTCGCCGCGCGGAAGCCTGCCGGCACACAAGCCGCAGCGCCGTTGGAACTCGACCAACCGCCGGCCGATCTGCTGATCTTAAAGTTGCCTGGGACAGGCGGCCGCGCCGAGCGATCGACAGCTTTTCCCGCCCTCCTCTTCCAGCCGCGCGATGTCGAAGTCTGGACCTGGAATCCGCCGGGCTACGGACTCAGCCAAGGCTCCGCCTCGCTGCGACACATCCCCGCCGCAGTCCTTGCCGTTTGGGATCATCTGCAACAGCACCGCGTCGGCACCAACTCAAATACGAACACCAAAACCTTGATCGTCGGCAACAGTCTCGGTTCGGTGACCGCGTTGTATTTGGCCAGCCAACGCGCAGCCGACGCGCTGATGATTCGCAACCCGCCGCCGCTTGTCGACATGGTCCGCGACGGCAACGCCTGGTGGAACGCGCATCGCGGCGGAACCTGGATCGCGGCATCGATCGAAGCGAAGATGGACGCCACGACAACCGCCAGCGACTGCCGATTGCCCGCTCTGTTTGTCCAATCGCAGCTCGACGCCCTCGTCCCCGCGCGGCTGCAGCAATCGATCATCGACGCCTACGCCGGCCCGCACCGGCTGGTCGTCCTGCCCGAAGCCGAACACGACACCCCCTACCGCGCCGACGACCTCGACGCGATCCAATCGGGCCTGCAATGGCTGCTGACCGAAATGTTTGACATGCCGCCGGAGTAA
- a CDS encoding cysteine desulfurase family protein, whose protein sequence is MRHIYLDFNTTTPLAPSVGEAMQPFWDEHFLLPTQQHPAGLALGELVDTAREQVANLLGCDPFEVVFTSGGTEANNLAILGVCRAWQQAGKPPGRVIVSASEHDSVIATANSLQFDGWHIEYLDVDPDGRVDPEQLDAMLQPDTALVCVQAACSISGVLQPVRQVADICHARGVLLHCDAAQLAGKQPIDTGSLRADTIAISGHKMYGPKGIGALYVRRGLKLSPILYGEAQEMGLRPGSGNITGEIGLGAAARMAARGAEEAADAMAALRDRFEARVQQAVSPMPRVLGSQVSRLPNTSLITLPIRVPLQFNQATSDLVISRPRCAQPQDWMTRCLVAIGLSEQEIACTLRVSVGWTTSQESVDQAADQIIRALES, encoded by the coding sequence TTGAGACACATCTATCTAGACTTTAACACCACGACGCCGTTGGCCCCTTCGGTCGGCGAAGCGATGCAGCCGTTTTGGGACGAACATTTTCTGTTGCCCACCCAGCAGCATCCCGCCGGCTTGGCGTTGGGTGAGCTCGTCGACACGGCTCGGGAACAGGTAGCCAATCTGTTGGGCTGCGATCCGTTCGAAGTCGTCTTCACATCCGGCGGCACCGAGGCGAACAACCTGGCGATTCTGGGCGTCTGCCGTGCCTGGCAGCAAGCCGGTAAGCCGCCGGGCCGCGTGATCGTCTCGGCCAGCGAGCACGATTCAGTGATCGCCACCGCGAATTCGCTGCAGTTCGACGGCTGGCATATCGAATACCTCGACGTCGATCCCGACGGTCGCGTCGACCCCGAACAACTCGATGCGATGCTTCAGCCCGATACGGCGCTGGTTTGTGTCCAGGCGGCGTGCAGTATTTCCGGCGTTCTGCAACCGGTTCGCCAAGTCGCCGACATCTGCCACGCTCGCGGAGTCCTGTTGCACTGCGATGCGGCTCAACTGGCCGGCAAACAGCCGATCGATACGGGGTCGTTGCGAGCCGACACGATCGCGATCAGCGGTCACAAAATGTATGGCCCCAAGGGAATCGGAGCCCTCTATGTTCGCCGCGGCCTGAAACTATCGCCGATCTTGTACGGCGAAGCTCAAGAGATGGGGCTGCGGCCCGGTTCGGGAAACATCACCGGTGAGATCGGTCTTGGCGCGGCGGCGAGGATGGCCGCGCGAGGTGCTGAGGAGGCCGCTGATGCGATGGCCGCGCTCCGCGACCGGTTCGAAGCCCGAGTGCAACAGGCGGTTTCGCCGATGCCTCGGGTGCTCGGGAGTCAAGTTTCCCGGCTGCCCAACACGTCGCTGATCACGCTGCCCATTCGCGTTCCCTTGCAATTCAACCAAGCGACCTCCGATCTGGTCATCTCCCGTCCTCGTTGTGCTCAACCGCAGGACTGGATGACCCGCTGCCTGGTCGCCATCGGACTCAGCGAACAAGAAATCGCATGCACGCTGCGAGTGAGCGTCGGTTGGACGACGTCGCAGGAATCGGTCGATCAAGCAGCCGACCAGATCATCCGTGCATTGGAAAGCTGA
- the ispD gene encoding 2-C-methyl-D-erythritol 4-phosphate cytidylyltransferase has translation MDATLEPGSVAVILPAAGTSRRFGGPQSKIFATLAGHPVWWHAANRLRSFSEVGQIVIAIHPDDRPRWESEFADAVASLRIDLVDGGGERYESVLRAIERIEGASFIAVHDAARPLVSHTDLQRLFDAATTRDAVMLATPVRGTIKRSDDESIVQTTVDRSRLWEAQTPQMFRRELLIDAYARWRGWPVTDDASLVERAGGKVFLVEGSPMNLKITGPDDLLLAEAILQASR, from the coding sequence ATGGACGCAACTTTGGAACCTGGATCGGTCGCGGTGATTCTACCCGCGGCCGGGACCAGCCGTCGCTTTGGCGGCCCGCAATCGAAGATCTTTGCCACCCTGGCGGGACATCCCGTCTGGTGGCACGCGGCAAATCGGCTGCGCTCGTTTTCCGAAGTCGGACAGATCGTGATCGCGATCCATCCCGACGACCGCCCGCGGTGGGAGAGCGAATTCGCCGATGCGGTCGCGTCGCTGCGGATCGATCTAGTCGATGGGGGCGGCGAGCGATACGAGAGCGTGCTGCGAGCGATCGAGCGGATCGAAGGGGCTTCGTTTATCGCCGTCCACGATGCCGCGCGACCTCTGGTTTCGCATACCGATCTGCAGCGTTTGTTCGACGCCGCAACAACCCGCGACGCCGTCATGCTGGCGACTCCCGTCCGCGGTACGATCAAGCGATCCGACGACGAATCGATAGTTCAGACAACCGTCGACCGTTCGCGATTGTGGGAAGCGCAAACGCCGCAGATGTTCCGCCGCGAACTGTTGATCGACGCCTACGCTCGCTGGCGCGGCTGGCCTGTGACCGATGACGCCAGTCTCGTCGAACGCGCCGGCGGCAAGGTCTTCCTTGTCGAAGGCTCGCCGATGAATTTGAAAATCACCGGTCCCGACGACCTGCTGTTGGCCGAAGCCATCCTTCAAGCATCGCGATAA
- a CDS encoding aldo/keto reductase, with the protein MSATELRPLGQTDIRVSPVAMGCWPIAGMTSLEVNDADSLATLDAAFDAGINFFDTAYCYGANGESERLIGRGLGNRRDQIAIATKGGIAWDAEGQRVQDASPATLRRQCDESLQRLGTDRVELLYLHGPDPNVPVSESAGELKRLMDAGKTRSVGVSNFNVEQLEEFHAVCPISAVQPHFNMLQQEITHDILPWCEANGASAIIYWPLMKGLLAGKLSRDHQFAPGDGRAKYPMFQGDEWQKNQDFVDALRKLAIEIGRTVSDVVINWTIHHPGITAALCGAKRPYQISETAAALSWQLTTDQRARIDQAIADRGPAAGRSAV; encoded by the coding sequence ATGTCTGCCACCGAACTTCGCCCCTTGGGACAAACCGATATCAGGGTCTCTCCCGTCGCGATGGGCTGTTGGCCGATCGCCGGAATGACCAGTTTGGAGGTGAACGACGCCGACAGCCTGGCGACGCTCGATGCAGCCTTCGACGCCGGGATCAACTTTTTCGACACCGCATATTGTTACGGTGCCAACGGCGAGAGCGAACGGCTGATCGGCCGCGGCTTGGGAAATCGCCGCGACCAAATCGCGATCGCGACCAAAGGCGGAATCGCTTGGGACGCCGAGGGCCAACGCGTTCAAGACGCTTCCCCCGCGACGCTTCGCCGCCAATGCGACGAGAGTCTGCAGCGGTTGGGAACCGACCGCGTCGAACTGCTCTATCTGCACGGTCCCGATCCGAACGTTCCGGTGTCCGAATCGGCGGGCGAACTGAAACGTTTGATGGACGCTGGCAAGACCCGCAGTGTGGGCGTTTCGAATTTCAACGTCGAACAACTGGAAGAATTCCACGCCGTCTGCCCGATCTCCGCCGTCCAGCCTCACTTCAATATGTTGCAGCAGGAGATCACACACGACATCCTGCCCTGGTGCGAAGCCAACGGCGCTTCGGCAATCATCTATTGGCCGCTGATGAAGGGGCTGTTGGCAGGCAAATTGTCTCGCGACCACCAGTTCGCTCCAGGCGATGGCCGCGCGAAATACCCGATGTTCCAGGGGGATGAGTGGCAGAAGAATCAAGACTTTGTCGACGCGCTCCGCAAGCTGGCGATCGAGATCGGCCGAACGGTTTCCGATGTGGTGATCAATTGGACGATTCATCATCCGGGGATCACCGCCGCGCTTTGTGGAGCCAAGCGACCGTACCAAATCAGCGAGACCGCTGCGGCACTCTCCTGGCAGCTTACGACTGACCAAAGGGCAAGGATCGACCAAGCGATCGCCGACCGCGGCCCGGCGGCGGGGCGATCGGCTGTCTAA
- the polA gene encoding DNA polymerase I gives MTDALIKRLFLLDGMALIYRAHFAMVRSPRYTSGNVCTSAVFGMTNAILDILKREQPTHIAAVFDTSAPTHRHIEYPAYKAQRDAMPEDLSSQIPLVFRLFEAFNIPVITIDGYEADDIIGTLAHQAEQQQFTTYMVTPDKDFQQLLTDNIYIYRPGRQGSNHEVVGVSEVLEKWGLENVRQFIDILGLMGDASDNIPGIKGIGEKTAQKLIAQFGSIENLLQSTDKLKGKQRERVEQGADDAVLSKRLATILLDVPHQIDLDSLKAKEFDKDRLSELFMELEFETFGKRMLGKSFSVGATKAKVVREKREAEIQQQLFFDEPVDEKTIRNSPHEYHTITTAAERADLIETLLGQKRICFDTETTGLNPREAEPLGMSFSFAPNQAYYVVCGESAEATKEVLEQFRPVFENEAIEKVGHNLKYDVTLLKWQGTEVRGTLFDTMLAHSMKEPEMRHGLDYLAKLYLGYTPIPTSDLIGPKGKDQKNMRDVPLEQLAEYACEDADVTWRVNDVLRDDIEKRGVGQVCYEVECPLIPVLVDMEFEGIRLDVDSLAIYSKHLEGEIADLTARIHSAAGRDFNIDSPKQLGVVLFEELQIDNKPKKTATGQYSTRESELLRLSGRHEIVQDILDYRSAVKLKSTYVDQLPAAVNPKTGRLHTHYSQTWTATGRMQSNDPNLQTIPIRKARGKEIRAAFVPRNDDYLILSADYSQIELRIMAELSQDAGMIEAFTSGEDIHSVTASKVYKVDLADVTREMRDKAKTVNFGILYGISAFGLQQRLNIPRGEASELIDNYFEKYPGVQTYIDATIEFAKENGYVVTKTGRRRYLRDITSRNHSARTASERLAMNSPIQGTAADMLKLAMIKVHAALKAAEMKTKMLLTVHDEIVFDLHKSEQETAIPLIEEAMRTAFPMSVPIVVETGVGNNWLEAH, from the coding sequence ATGACCGACGCACTAATCAAACGGCTGTTCTTGTTGGACGGTATGGCGCTGATCTATCGCGCCCACTTTGCCATGGTCCGCAGCCCACGCTACACCTCCGGCAACGTCTGCACGTCGGCGGTGTTTGGCATGACCAACGCCATCCTGGATATTTTGAAGCGGGAGCAACCGACGCATATTGCCGCGGTCTTCGACACCTCCGCTCCCACCCACCGGCACATCGAATATCCCGCCTACAAAGCGCAGCGCGACGCGATGCCCGAGGATCTGTCGAGCCAGATTCCGCTGGTCTTCCGTCTGTTCGAAGCGTTCAACATCCCGGTGATCACGATCGATGGTTACGAGGCGGACGACATCATCGGCACGCTTGCTCATCAAGCCGAACAGCAGCAGTTTACGACCTACATGGTCACGCCCGATAAAGATTTCCAACAGCTGCTGACCGATAACATTTACATCTACCGTCCCGGACGTCAGGGTTCGAATCACGAAGTGGTCGGCGTTTCGGAGGTGTTGGAAAAGTGGGGCCTCGAAAACGTCCGACAGTTCATCGACATCTTGGGTTTGATGGGGGACGCCAGCGACAATATTCCCGGCATCAAAGGGATCGGGGAAAAGACGGCACAGAAATTGATCGCCCAGTTTGGATCGATCGAAAACCTGTTGCAATCGACCGACAAACTGAAAGGCAAGCAGCGCGAACGCGTCGAACAAGGGGCTGACGACGCGGTCCTTTCCAAACGGCTGGCGACGATCCTGTTGGATGTCCCTCACCAGATCGATCTCGATTCGCTCAAGGCGAAGGAATTCGACAAAGACCGGCTGAGCGAACTGTTTATGGAGTTGGAGTTTGAGACGTTTGGTAAACGGATGTTGGGCAAGTCGTTCTCCGTGGGAGCGACCAAAGCCAAAGTTGTCCGCGAGAAACGGGAAGCCGAGATCCAACAGCAATTGTTCTTCGACGAACCTGTCGACGAGAAAACCATTCGCAACTCGCCACACGAATACCACACGATCACGACCGCCGCGGAACGGGCTGATCTAATCGAGACGCTGTTGGGGCAAAAACGGATCTGTTTCGATACCGAAACGACGGGGCTGAACCCTCGCGAAGCGGAACCGTTGGGAATGTCGTTTTCCTTCGCACCGAACCAGGCGTATTACGTCGTCTGTGGCGAATCGGCCGAAGCGACAAAAGAAGTGTTGGAGCAGTTTCGACCGGTCTTCGAAAACGAAGCGATCGAAAAGGTGGGGCACAACCTTAAATATGACGTCACGCTGTTGAAGTGGCAGGGGACCGAAGTCCGCGGCACGTTGTTCGATACGATGCTCGCGCATTCGATGAAAGAACCCGAGATGCGCCACGGACTCGATTATCTGGCAAAGCTGTATCTGGGCTACACGCCGATCCCGACCAGCGATCTGATTGGTCCCAAGGGAAAAGATCAGAAGAACATGCGCGACGTGCCGCTGGAACAGCTGGCGGAATACGCCTGCGAAGATGCCGATGTCACCTGGCGGGTAAACGATGTGCTGCGAGACGATATCGAAAAGCGAGGCGTCGGCCAGGTCTGTTACGAAGTCGAATGCCCGTTGATCCCCGTGCTGGTCGATATGGAATTCGAGGGGATCCGTTTGGATGTCGATTCGCTGGCGATCTATTCCAAACATCTCGAAGGGGAGATTGCCGATCTGACGGCGCGAATTCACTCCGCCGCCGGACGGGATTTTAACATCGATTCGCCAAAGCAATTGGGCGTCGTGTTGTTCGAGGAGCTGCAGATCGACAACAAGCCGAAAAAGACGGCGACGGGGCAATATTCGACTCGCGAATCGGAACTGCTGCGGCTCTCCGGGCGGCACGAGATCGTGCAAGATATCCTCGATTACCGCAGCGCGGTCAAATTGAAGAGCACCTATGTCGATCAATTGCCGGCCGCGGTGAATCCGAAGACCGGCCGATTACACACGCATTACAGCCAGACCTGGACCGCAACGGGGCGGATGCAGTCGAACGATCCGAACCTGCAAACGATTCCGATCCGCAAGGCGCGAGGCAAAGAGATTCGCGCGGCGTTTGTGCCTCGCAACGACGACTATCTGATCCTCTCGGCCGATTATTCGCAGATCGAATTGCGGATCATGGCGGAATTGAGCCAAGACGCCGGGATGATCGAAGCTTTTACCAGCGGCGAGGATATCCATTCGGTCACCGCGTCGAAGGTCTATAAAGTCGATCTTGCCGACGTCACTCGCGAGATGCGCGACAAAGCCAAGACGGTGAACTTCGGCATCCTGTACGGCATCTCCGCTTTTGGGTTGCAGCAGCGGTTGAACATACCTCGCGGCGAAGCGTCGGAGCTGATCGACAACTACTTTGAAAAGTATCCCGGCGTTCAGACCTACATCGACGCGACGATCGAGTTTGCCAAAGAGAACGGTTACGTCGTCACCAAGACCGGCCGGCGTCGGTATCTCCGCGACATCACCTCGCGGAATCATTCCGCTCGCACCGCGTCGGAACGGTTGGCGATGAACAGTCCGATTCAGGGAACCGCCGCCGACATGTTGAAGCTGGCGATGATCAAGGTCCACGCGGCGCTGAAGGCTGCGGAGATGAAGACCAAGATGCTGCTGACCGTCCACGATGAAATCGTCTTCGATCTGCACAAGTCGGAACAGGAGACGGCGATCCCGTTGATCGAAGAAGCGATGCGGACGGCGTTTCCGATGAGTGTGCCGATCGTGGTCGAAACCGGTGTTGGTAACAACTGGTTGGAAGCGCACTGA
- a CDS encoding DUF6666 family protein, whose product MILTNLATAAEDQTVPTNSLRAPVKPKQTWVPEATPAAEAAAAPQTVEPPAEAQTLVSHPQQPTNARRQYAPAPQPARVGSGAASSRPKTAVRRPAAKPNSPNWLGVKQVGYNEHYIPGDAGIYVEGAPSCGCDSCSGGIGMAYDPGCGFEPSCGFEPSCGFEGAGCTGDACGIGCGCNACVEPGCAPCDPFGWWDWRRTEFFVGVQGFKGPPNFASGNTAGQRDGSASFGFHQGFNMGRPLYFIGCGEFGWQFGLRATQSNLSGAEFTTDERTQLFLTGGVYRRVDCGWQGGVVVDYLSDQWYYDVDLLQIRGELSWKVSPVNEFGFRLTQSTQTSGSVAQLLNDAGVNTTTEAGFLATDQYRFFHRRTMGNGVEVEGNVGFSGSSDVLLGASFDVPMGRCLELRTGFDYLIPDDGSSANGNQEEGWNLGISFVWTPGGRIAGGRDYYRPLFNVADNGSFMVDRR is encoded by the coding sequence ATGATTCTAACGAATCTCGCGACCGCTGCCGAGGATCAAACGGTTCCAACGAACAGCTTGCGTGCACCGGTCAAACCGAAACAAACTTGGGTCCCCGAAGCGACTCCGGCAGCCGAAGCGGCCGCCGCGCCGCAGACGGTCGAACCACCAGCCGAAGCGCAGACGCTGGTTTCGCATCCCCAGCAACCGACCAACGCTCGGCGACAATACGCTCCCGCACCGCAACCGGCTCGCGTCGGCAGCGGCGCGGCCAGCTCGCGCCCGAAAACGGCGGTCCGTCGCCCCGCGGCAAAACCCAATTCACCGAACTGGTTGGGCGTCAAACAGGTCGGCTACAACGAACATTATATCCCCGGCGATGCTGGGATTTACGTCGAAGGCGCACCGTCGTGCGGTTGCGATTCGTGCAGCGGCGGAATCGGCATGGCTTACGATCCGGGCTGCGGTTTTGAACCCAGTTGTGGTTTTGAACCGAGCTGTGGATTCGAAGGGGCCGGCTGCACCGGCGACGCCTGCGGAATCGGTTGCGGATGCAACGCCTGCGTCGAACCTGGCTGCGCTCCTTGCGATCCGTTTGGATGGTGGGATTGGCGACGAACCGAATTTTTCGTCGGCGTGCAAGGCTTCAAAGGACCGCCCAACTTCGCTTCGGGTAACACCGCCGGACAGCGCGACGGATCGGCCAGCTTCGGTTTTCACCAAGGCTTCAACATGGGCCGACCGCTGTACTTCATCGGCTGCGGTGAGTTCGGTTGGCAGTTTGGTTTGCGAGCGACGCAGAGCAATCTGAGCGGAGCGGAATTTACGACCGACGAACGAACCCAGCTGTTCCTGACCGGTGGCGTTTATCGCCGCGTCGATTGCGGATGGCAGGGTGGCGTGGTCGTCGATTACCTGAGCGATCAATGGTACTACGACGTCGATCTGCTGCAGATTCGCGGCGAATTAAGCTGGAAGGTGTCACCGGTCAACGAGTTTGGTTTCCGATTGACGCAGAGCACGCAGACGAGCGGTTCGGTTGCCCAATTGCTAAACGATGCGGGCGTCAACACGACCACCGAAGCTGGCTTTTTGGCGACCGATCAATATCGCTTCTTCCACCGCCGCACGATGGGCAACGGAGTCGAAGTCGAAGGGAATGTCGGCTTCAGCGGCAGCTCCGACGTGCTGCTTGGAGCGTCGTTCGATGTTCCGATGGGCCGCTGCCTGGAACTGCGAACCGGCTTCGACTACTTGATCCCCGACGATGGCTCTTCGGCCAATGGGAATCAAGAGGAGGGCTGGAACCTGGGAATCTCGTTTGTCTGGACTCCAGGCGGACGGATCGCTGGCGGACGCGACTACTACCGACCGCTGTTTAACGTCGCCGACAACGGCAGCTTCATGGTCGACCGCCGCTAG
- a CDS encoding Gfo/Idh/MocA family protein, translated as MGINAPLNRKLRMGMVGGGQGSFIGRVHSIAACLDNRAVVTAGALSSNPERSKASAPDYAISEDRAYGSYEDMLDGESKLPDDQRIDFVSITTPNHTHFEVALAAVEAGFNVVCDKPMTFDLAQAEQLAKAVDQSDVIFALSHNYTGYPLIRQAREMIANGDLGEIQAIRSNYIQGWLRTRLEDSDQKQAAWRTDPTKSGAAGCFGDIATHAYNLGRYMTGLLPEQISCHLKTFEPGRKLDDYGTAVIRYENGALGTVTASQISHGRENDVTIEIDGTKGALQWRQENPNEMIVRANGQPHKIYTRDPNAPHTTAGAAAACRLPSGHPEGFFEAFANVYASAFDAMVARAEGGPIERVNTIYPNVNDGVEGMYFIQQCVASSKQDAAWLPLKHERARR; from the coding sequence ATGGGAATCAACGCACCGCTGAACCGAAAGCTGCGGATGGGGATGGTCGGAGGCGGCCAGGGATCATTCATTGGACGTGTGCATTCGATCGCGGCCTGCCTTGATAACCGCGCCGTCGTCACCGCCGGGGCGCTGTCGAGCAATCCTGAGCGGTCCAAAGCTTCGGCTCCCGATTATGCGATCAGCGAAGACCGGGCCTACGGTTCCTACGAAGACATGTTGGACGGCGAGAGCAAGTTGCCCGACGATCAACGGATCGATTTCGTCAGCATCACCACTCCCAACCACACTCACTTCGAAGTCGCACTGGCAGCTGTCGAAGCCGGCTTCAACGTCGTCTGCGACAAACCGATGACGTTCGATCTTGCCCAAGCCGAACAGCTTGCCAAGGCGGTCGACCAAAGCGATGTGATCTTCGCCCTCTCCCACAACTACACCGGATATCCGCTGATCCGCCAAGCTCGCGAGATGATCGCCAACGGTGACCTCGGCGAGATCCAAGCGATCCGCAGCAACTACATCCAGGGCTGGCTGCGAACCCGCTTGGAAGACTCCGACCAAAAGCAAGCAGCTTGGCGGACCGATCCCACCAAAAGTGGAGCCGCTGGCTGCTTCGGAGACATCGCCACGCACGCGTACAATCTGGGCCGCTATATGACCGGACTGCTGCCCGAACAGATCAGTTGCCATCTGAAAACGTTCGAACCGGGCCGCAAGCTGGACGATTACGGAACCGCCGTGATCCGTTACGAAAACGGAGCCCTGGGAACCGTCACCGCGTCGCAGATCAGCCACGGCCGCGAGAACGACGTCACGATCGAGATCGACGGGACCAAGGGAGCGTTGCAGTGGCGGCAAGAGAACCCGAACGAAATGATCGTTCGCGCCAACGGCCAGCCGCACAAGATCTACACCCGCGACCCGAACGCACCGCACACAACCGCCGGTGCGGCAGCGGCTTGCCGTTTGCCAAGCGGTCACCCCGAAGGCTTCTTCGAAGCGTTTGCCAACGTCTACGCATCGGCCTTCGACGCGATGGTCGCGCGAGCCGAAGGGGGCCCAATCGAACGGGTCAACACGATCTACCCGAACGTCAACGATGGCGTTGAAGGAATGTACTTCATCCAACAGTGCGTCGCCAGCAGCAAGCAAGACGCGGCTTGGTTGCCGCTGAAGCACGAGCGTGCTCGCAGGTAG
- a CDS encoding NHL repeat-containing protein, with protein sequence MKFVCTFAQVAALSVALLGGLSAEETVDEETASRPKYPLAIAVDAAEAYVVDLDLPGVWKLSAEGQPTLFVRGSKWIRKPLNRPRCVAILPDGDLLIGDTPTREVYRIAAAGGEPQPLTAGGIGIPMSIAVDADENVYVADLETRTIVRFPLAGGKVETFAQVNTRGLSLDPQGQLWAVTQDKDQLVRIDSAGKATPVVSDRPFQFPHNVVVTDSGDAFVTDGYAKAVWRIPAGGKPEQWLAGPPLINPVGLAIHEGNLFVADPHAKNIFKIEIDSKQITPLIKE encoded by the coding sequence ATGAAATTCGTCTGTACTTTCGCTCAAGTGGCCGCCCTGTCGGTCGCACTGCTCGGTGGTTTGTCCGCAGAAGAAACCGTCGACGAGGAGACTGCCAGCCGGCCGAAGTATCCGCTAGCAATCGCAGTCGATGCGGCGGAGGCGTATGTTGTCGATCTCGATCTGCCGGGCGTTTGGAAGTTGTCAGCCGAGGGCCAGCCGACGCTCTTCGTCCGCGGATCGAAATGGATTCGCAAACCGCTGAACCGACCGCGGTGCGTCGCGATCCTTCCCGATGGTGACTTGTTGATCGGCGACACGCCGACGCGCGAGGTCTATCGAATCGCAGCGGCTGGCGGCGAACCGCAGCCACTGACGGCCGGCGGGATCGGAATCCCGATGAGCATCGCCGTCGATGCCGACGAAAACGTCTACGTCGCCGATTTGGAGACGCGGACAATCGTCCGATTTCCCTTGGCCGGGGGCAAAGTCGAAACGTTCGCGCAGGTCAACACGCGGGGGCTGAGCCTCGATCCCCAAGGCCAGTTGTGGGCCGTTACGCAGGACAAGGACCAATTGGTGCGGATCGATTCGGCGGGCAAAGCGACGCCGGTCGTCAGCGATCGCCCGTTTCAATTCCCTCACAACGTTGTCGTCACCGATTCGGGCGACGCGTTTGTCACCGACGGATATGCCAAAGCGGTTTGGCGGATTCCCGCTGGCGGCAAACCGGAACAGTGGTTAGCTGGCCCGCCGCTGATCAATCCCGTTGGACTCGCGATCCACGAGGGGAACCTGTTCGTCGCCGATCCGCACGCGAAGAACATCTTCAAGATCGAGATCGACAGCAAACAGATCACGCCGCTGATTAAAGAGTGA
- a CDS encoding glycosyltransferase family 2 protein produces the protein MNKILTATSASTENRPAAKEKDARARGFDNSEHCMHLLEEAQSLVQQSLTDDRPGAPELSVVIPVFNERETLPQVIAAVQALPITKEIIVVDDGSSDGTAEWLASQRGKSGLTIVLRRRNRGKGSALRMGFRHCRGEIIAIQDADLEYDPRDLMKVIRPIQDGLSDIAYGSRYLGNQVQDPSFLHRLGNRVLTGLSNVTTGLRLTDMETCYKAFRRDLIQGLTLRQCRFGFEPEVTAKLARSGQRFMEVPIEYQSRGYDEGKKIGWRDGVNAIYCMLRYSRWD, from the coding sequence ATGAACAAGATCCTGACCGCAACCTCCGCGTCGACCGAAAATCGTCCAGCCGCTAAAGAAAAAGACGCGCGTGCCCGCGGATTCGATAATTCCGAACACTGCATGCATCTGCTCGAAGAGGCGCAGTCGTTGGTCCAACAGTCGCTCACCGACGACCGACCCGGCGCGCCGGAGCTGTCGGTGGTGATCCCCGTCTTCAACGAACGCGAGACGCTGCCGCAAGTGATCGCCGCGGTCCAAGCCCTGCCGATCACGAAAGAAATCATCGTCGTCGACGACGGTAGCAGCGATGGAACCGCCGAATGGCTGGCTAGCCAACGCGGGAAGTCCGGGCTGACGATCGTCCTGCGGCGTCGCAATCGCGGCAAGGGATCCGCCCTGCGAATGGGCTTTCGCCACTGCCGCGGTGAAATCATCGCGATCCAAGATGCCGACCTCGAATACGATCCCCGCGATCTGATGAAAGTCATCCGGCCGATCCAGGATGGGCTCTCCGATATCGCATACGGTTCCCGCTATCTGGGCAACCAAGTGCAGGACCCTTCGTTCTTGCATCGCTTGGGGAATCGCGTGCTGACCGGGCTCAGCAACGTCACGACCGGTCTACGGTTGACCGACATGGAGACCTGTTACAAGGCGTTCCGCCGTGACCTGATCCAAGGGCTGACGCTGCGACAGTGCCGATTTGGATTTGAACCCGAAGTGACGGCCAAGTTGGCTCGCAGCGGCCAAAGGTTCATGGAAGTCCCGATCGAATACCAGAGTCGCGGCTACGACGAGGGGAAGAAGATCGGTTGGCGCGATGGTGTCAACGCGATCTACTGCATGTTACGGTACAGCCGCTGGGATTGA